The Neptunomonas concharum genomic interval GTTGTGGCTGCTTCAGGCTTGGAGAGGAGTTCTAGATGGCTGAGCATCTCGTCTAAGCAGAAACTCATGGGGCGATTGATGACAAGCCCCATAGCGCCATACTCGCTGTGGTCGCAGATATAGATAATAGTCTCGGCAAACTCATCATCGTCGAGATGAGGCATTGAGATAAGAAAGTTATCGCGTAAACAGGTCTTCATTTCAGACATGATAAAACCACACGTTAAAGTTGAAACTGACCTTAATAGGTTTAGTACAAATGTGTGGTTTTCTCAAATTTCCAGGTGCGGATAATTTCGAGAATATCTGTGCTTTTTCGCATCTCGACGCTGAACGGTTGGAAAGGCGCGGCGAGTCTGACGATACGAACGGCAGCATCATCAAGGGTTTTATGCCCTGAAGACTTCAGTATTTCAACGTTTTTCAGGCTGCCGTCAGGTTTGATAGAAACTAATACCCTTAGCGTGCCATACAGCTTATTCTTCCGCGCATCTTCTGGATAGTTAAGATTGCCGATCATCTCGACACGTCGTCGCCAATTATCAAGATAGATCGCATCTTCATGAATAGTGGTTGAAACGGAGGTTAAACGGCGAACTCTAGGCCGCTTTGCAAACTGTTCCTGCTGCATTTTGAGTTGCGCTTGTAAATTAGCAATCTCTAAACTATGGGCGAGTAGTGCGCTGGATTGACCGCTCTTGGGTTGGCTCTTAGTCGCTTCGGTTTTTTTAGGCTTAGGGGAGCGCTGCGTCTTTTTCTTTTCTGTTGTTGTCACAACCTTGCGAGGTGTTTTTTCGGTCCGCTCCGCGCTACCGTCTTTATCAGATATTACCGCTTTAGGCTGTTCGCTGGTGAGGGGTGTTGGCTCCTCAATCTGAGGCGTGGGTAGTGCTGCTTGGTCACGTATTTTGTCATCCTGAAAGACAGACTTTTCCGTTGTAGAAAGTAGTCTCTTTTCTTCCAGTGTTCCGCTTCCTTCCTGATTCGCTTGGGCAAGGAAGTCGGCCTCTTTGGGTTTGGTTTCAGTGGGCTGTTGCGCCAAGGTGATCTCTAGCGTTCTGATAGGAGGCGCTTTTTGGGTGTTAACGAAGGAGCTACCCATAATGGCAACAGCATGTAGAGCCACTGCCATAAACAGGGTGAAACCAAGTCGGTCAACCGGGGTGATCGACTTGGGTTTTGGTAGAGAAGGTGCTGCGTTGATCACTCAGAACCTTTCCGTTGTGCTTCGATGGCATCCATGAGTTGACCAGCAATGTCTAGATCGAACTGCGTATCCAACTCGCGGATACAGGTTGGGCTGGTTACGTTGATTTCGGTTAGGTAATCACCAATCACGTCTAGGCCAACAAAAAGCAATCCCTGTGCTTTTAATGAAGGGCCTACTTGTTCGCAGATCCAGCGGTCACGATCTGTCAGTGGTCTGCCTTCTCCTCGCCCACCTGCTGCTAAGTTACCTCGTGTTTCGCCCCCTGTAGGGATGCGAGCAAGCGCATAAGGGATAGGTTCGCCATTAATCATTAAAATACGTTTGTCACCGTCTACAATTTCGGGGATATACTTTTGCGCCATGATTGTCTGCTTCCCATGATCGGTCAGCGTTTCGATGATTACGCCCAAGTTGACACCATCTTCGCGAATACGAAAAATCGAAGCGCCGCCCATGCCATCTAATGGTTTGAAAATGACATCGCCATGCTCTTTGTGAAAATCCCTTAGAAGCTGATTGTCGCGAGTAACCAAGACTGGAGGGCAGCATTGGGGGAAATGTGTCGCAAACAGCTTTTCGTTGAAGTCTCGTAAACTCTGGGGACGATTAACAACTAAAGTTCCCTCTTTTTCAGCCATTTCAAGCAGGTGAGTGGTGTACATAAACTCATTGTCGAACGGAGGATCTTTGCGCATTAAAATGACATCTAGGTCACTTAAAGGTGCGCTACGATATTCGCCGCGGGTAAACCAATTTTCTGGATCCATTCTAACCGTCAGCGGTGCCATCTTCGCTAAAGCTTTACCATCTCGAAGATATACATGGCTTTGCTCCATGTACCAAAGCTCCCAGCCTTTCTCCTGGGCGGCACGCAACATCGCAAGCGAACTGTCTTTTTTAAAATTGATACTGTCAATGGGATCCATGACGATGCCGACTTTTAGTGCCATTTGATCGATTCCTCAGGTTATTTGCCGCCAAAGTGTAGTCTATTTAGGTGTCTGTACCTAGCCCAGATCGCCCCATAAGTATTGCAGAATTGATAAAGCAGCAACAGGCGCGGTTTCGGTGCGCATAACTCGCGGCCCCAGAGTTACGGGTTGAAAGCCTGCATCAACCGCCATAGATATTTCTTCATCAGTTAGCCCACCTTCGGGCCCGATCAGCAGAGCTATGCTGGTTGGTGTTGCCATTTGGTTAAGAGGGGTTTGCGTATGGTGATGCAAGACTAGTTTCAAATCGGCTTCTACGCTGCCAAGCCAATCTTGTAATTTGTCTGCAGGGTTAATAACAGGCAACGTATTGCGCAATGATTGTTCGCAGGCGCTGATAGCGACTTGTTGCCAATGGCGTATCCGCTTATCTTGCCGCTCACTGTTTAATCT includes:
- a CDS encoding energy transducer TonB, producing MINAAPSLPKPKSITPVDRLGFTLFMAVALHAVAIMGSSFVNTQKAPPIRTLEITLAQQPTETKPKEADFLAQANQEGSGTLEEKRLLSTTEKSVFQDDKIRDQAALPTPQIEEPTPLTSEQPKAVISDKDGSAERTEKTPRKVVTTTEKKKTQRSPKPKKTEATKSQPKSGQSSALLAHSLEIANLQAQLKMQQEQFAKRPRVRRLTSVSTTIHEDAIYLDNWRRRVEMIGNLNYPEDARKNKLYGTLRVLVSIKPDGSLKNVEILKSSGHKTLDDAAVRIVRLAAPFQPFSVEMRKSTDILEIIRTWKFEKTTHLY
- the gshB gene encoding glutathione synthase, which produces MALKVGIVMDPIDSINFKKDSSLAMLRAAQEKGWELWYMEQSHVYLRDGKALAKMAPLTVRMDPENWFTRGEYRSAPLSDLDVILMRKDPPFDNEFMYTTHLLEMAEKEGTLVVNRPQSLRDFNEKLFATHFPQCCPPVLVTRDNQLLRDFHKEHGDVIFKPLDGMGGASIFRIREDGVNLGVIIETLTDHGKQTIMAQKYIPEIVDGDKRILMINGEPIPYALARIPTGGETRGNLAAGGRGEGRPLTDRDRWICEQVGPSLKAQGLLFVGLDVIGDYLTEINVTSPTCIRELDTQFDLDIAGQLMDAIEAQRKGSE
- a CDS encoding 16S rRNA (uracil(1498)-N(3))-methyltransferase, producing MRIPRFYEPTQLAEGQLHSLSDTVVQHVCKVLRMKTGDHIHLFDGNGNEYSCIIEQADKRSASVKVQATRAINRQSPLNIHIGQSISRGERMDYAVQKATEMGMYAMTPLFTERCEVRLNSERQDKRIRHWQQVAISACEQSLRNTLPVINPADKLQDWLGSVEADLKLVLHHHTQTPLNQMATPTSIALLIGPEGGLTDEEISMAVDAGFQPVTLGPRVMRTETAPVAALSILQYLWGDLG